One Raphanus sativus cultivar WK10039 unplaced genomic scaffold, ASM80110v3 Scaffold3531, whole genome shotgun sequence DNA segment encodes these proteins:
- the LOC130494682 gene encoding early nodulin-like protein 16, protein MARTAVMAALGVVAFLAVEVAAKKWTVGDNKFWNPNVNYTVWAQDKHFYLDDWLYFVYERKQYNVIEVNETNYISCNSNNPIANWTHGAGRDVVHLNVTRHYYLISGDGGGCYGGMKLAVLVEKPPPSPAPAPSKNIARRAFTVSGFAPQFVIPVAVFAAIGLVWDNVVLLFW, encoded by the exons TTTTCTTGCGGTGGAAGTGGCGGCGAAGAAATGGACGGTGGGAGATAACAAGTTCTGGAATCCCAATGTCAATTATACCGTTTGGGCTCAGGACAAACATTTCTACCTCGACGACTGGCTCT ATTTTGTGTACGAGAGAAAGCAATACAACGTTATAGAAGTGAACGAGACCAACTACATTAGCTGCAACTCCAATAACCCCATCGCTAACTGGACTCATGGAGCCGGAAGGGATGTCGTTCATCTCAATGTGACCAGGCATTACTATCTCATTAGCGGTGACGGTGGTGGCTGTTACGGCGGTATGAAGCTCGCTGTTTTAGTTGAGAAGCCTCCTCCTTCACCAGCTCCAGCACCTAGCAAAAACATTGCAAGAAGAGCCTTCACCGTCTCAGGTTTTGCTCCTCAGTTTGTTATTCCGGTAGCTGTATTTGCAGCAATCGGGTTAGTGTGGGACAATGTGGTACTGCTGTTTTGGTAG